In Legionella spiritensis, the following proteins share a genomic window:
- the glnA gene encoding type I glutamate--ammonia ligase, with product MSDNILYMAIKEHDAKFVDLRFTDTRGKEQHITIPVSAVNDDFIENGKMIDGSSIKGWKEINESDLAIVPDLDTIFLDPFYQDNTLVVRCNVVDPQTMLGYDRCPRSLSERAWNYLRSTGIADEALFGPEPEFFLFDDVRWETRIDRAFYQVDSEEAHWNSGKEIQGGNIGHRPPLKGGYFPVPPVDSSQDIRSAICLTLEDLGIEVEAHHHEVATGNQCEVATRFDTLTRKADQLQILKYVIHNVAHNYGKTATFMPKPLVGDNGNGMHCHMSLVKDGVNLFAGDQYAGLSETALFFIGGIIKHARALNAFTNPATNSYKRLVPGFEAPVLLAYSARNRSAAIRIPHVSNPKGRRIEVRFPDPMANPYLAFSAMMMAGLDGIQKKIHPGQPMDKDLYDLPPEELVDVPTVCGSLEEAVFHLREDHQFLLQGDVFSKEFLNSYIRLRELEIAQVRSLVHPIEFELYYSL from the coding sequence ATGAGCGACAATATTCTGTACATGGCCATCAAAGAGCATGATGCCAAATTTGTTGATTTGCGGTTCACCGATACACGAGGCAAGGAACAGCATATCACCATTCCTGTTAGCGCGGTCAATGATGATTTTATTGAAAACGGGAAAATGATTGACGGATCATCCATTAAGGGCTGGAAAGAAATTAACGAATCTGATCTTGCTATTGTACCGGATCTTGACACCATTTTTCTTGATCCTTTCTACCAGGACAATACCCTGGTTGTTCGTTGTAATGTGGTCGATCCCCAGACTATGCTCGGCTATGATCGCTGTCCTCGCTCGCTGTCGGAACGCGCCTGGAATTATCTGCGATCCACGGGAATAGCTGATGAGGCCTTGTTCGGGCCGGAGCCTGAGTTTTTCCTGTTCGATGACGTTCGTTGGGAGACGAGAATTGACCGCGCGTTCTACCAGGTGGATTCCGAGGAAGCGCACTGGAATTCCGGCAAGGAGATCCAGGGTGGAAATATTGGCCACAGACCACCGCTGAAAGGCGGCTACTTTCCTGTTCCGCCTGTGGATTCTTCCCAGGATATTCGTTCAGCAATCTGCCTTACTCTGGAAGATCTGGGAATAGAGGTCGAAGCTCACCATCATGAGGTGGCGACAGGAAATCAATGCGAGGTGGCTACCCGGTTTGATACGCTTACGCGCAAGGCGGATCAACTCCAGATTTTAAAATACGTTATTCATAATGTTGCTCATAATTATGGAAAAACAGCAACTTTTATGCCCAAACCGCTGGTTGGAGATAACGGTAACGGTATGCATTGTCATATGTCCCTTGTCAAAGATGGTGTTAATCTGTTCGCCGGCGATCAGTACGCCGGGTTATCGGAAACGGCTTTGTTTTTTATTGGCGGCATCATCAAACACGCTCGGGCACTAAACGCGTTTACCAACCCGGCTACAAACAGTTACAAACGACTGGTACCCGGTTTTGAAGCGCCTGTTTTGCTGGCTTATTCTGCCAGAAACCGATCTGCGGCTATTCGTATTCCTCATGTGAGCAATCCGAAGGGACGCCGTATCGAAGTACGTTTTCCGGATCCTATGGCCAATCCTTATTTAGCTTTTTCAGCGATGATGATGGCCGGTTTGGACGGTATTCAGAAAAAAATTCATCCGGGACAACCGATGGATAAGGATTTGTATGATCTGCCTCCTGAGGAGCTGGTGGATGTACCAACGGTATGCGGTTCTCTGGAAGAAGCTGTTTTTCATTTGCGGGAAGATCACCAATTTCTATTGCAGGGTGATGTGTTCAGCAAGGAATTTTTAAACAGCTATATCCGTTTGCGTGAATTGGAAATTGCGCAGGTGAGAAGTCTGGTGCATCCTATTGAGTTTGAGCTCTATTAT
- the lspF gene encoding GspF family T2SS innner membrane protein variant LspF, translated as MGAYHYQALTKTGSTSKGVIEADSERHARQMLRERGLIPTGINAQAKLRKAGHLAKLSAQDLALLTRQLATLLSAGIPVEESLRGVSEQTEKDKVRELIIGVRAKVVEGYALAQAMGEFPHAFPELYRATVGAGEQTGRLDMVLEKLADYTENQQETRQKVQQALIYPSLMIMVSTAIISFLLAFVVPKIIEVFTSSGQTLPEMTKLLINISDFIKSYGLLTITVFILLILGFRKSLSNLKVRMAWHRLLLQLPISAYLIRSVNVARYIHTFGILFAAGVSVLETMRVSASLVTNLVMRDAFDLAAVRVREGTAISHALKETHFLNPMAVHLIASGEKSGQVSEMMERAASHLDNEVKRLIETALTLLEPMVILLMGAVVLFIVLATLLPIFSMEQLVT; from the coding sequence ATGGGTGCTTATCATTATCAGGCCTTAACCAAAACCGGAAGCACCAGCAAAGGCGTCATCGAGGCGGATTCGGAACGTCACGCCAGACAAATGCTTAGGGAACGAGGTCTTATTCCAACCGGTATCAATGCCCAGGCCAAACTCAGAAAGGCGGGACATTTAGCAAAACTGTCCGCTCAGGATCTTGCCTTGCTCACCCGTCAGCTGGCTACTTTATTATCGGCAGGCATACCAGTGGAAGAATCATTGCGGGGCGTCAGCGAACAAACCGAAAAAGACAAGGTCAGGGAATTAATCATAGGTGTGCGAGCCAAGGTTGTGGAGGGTTACGCGCTGGCACAGGCTATGGGTGAGTTTCCCCACGCTTTTCCGGAGCTCTACAGGGCAACGGTCGGAGCGGGCGAGCAGACCGGGCGACTGGACATGGTTTTGGAAAAACTGGCCGATTACACGGAAAATCAGCAGGAAACCCGACAAAAAGTACAACAGGCCCTGATTTATCCATCCTTGATGATTATGGTTTCCACGGCTATTATCAGCTTTCTCCTCGCGTTTGTAGTACCTAAAATCATTGAGGTCTTTACCTCAAGCGGGCAAACACTGCCGGAAATGACCAAATTGCTAATTAACATCAGTGACTTCATTAAATCCTATGGACTGCTTACCATAACCGTTTTTATCCTGTTGATCCTCGGTTTTCGTAAAAGTCTCTCCAATCTAAAAGTTCGTATGGCCTGGCATCGTCTCCTGTTGCAATTACCCATCAGCGCTTATTTAATAAGATCCGTTAACGTTGCGCGCTATATTCATACGTTCGGCATACTTTTTGCCGCTGGAGTCAGCGTTCTGGAAACCATGCGTGTTTCAGCCAGTCTGGTGACCAATCTGGTTATGCGTGACGCGTTTGATCTGGCCGCGGTACGGGTCCGTGAAGGAACGGCAATCAGCCATGCCCTGAAGGAAACACATTTTCTAAATCCCATGGCCGTACATCTTATTGCCAGCGGTGAAAAAAGCGGCCAGGTTTCCGAAATGATGGAGCGTGCCGCCTCACACCTCGACAACGAAGTGAAACGATTAATTGAAACCGCCCTGACTTTGCTGGAGCCAATGGTTATTCTCCTGATGGGTGCTGTGGTATTATTTATCGTACTTGCAACTCTGCTGCCAATTTTTTCTATGGAACAATTGGTGACTTAG
- the lspG gene encoding GspG family T2SS major pseudopilin variant LspG → MKNQKGFSLIEIMVVVVILGILASIVVPKIISRPDEARVVKAKQDVLAIQNAMDLYKLDNGFYPSTDQGLLALVEKPTSNPEPRDWKQYLKSLPKDPWGREYLFLNPGQHSEIDIFTLGADGQPGGTGINAEIGNWDAQ, encoded by the coding sequence ATGAAAAATCAAAAAGGCTTTTCCCTGATAGAAATTATGGTCGTCGTTGTCATATTAGGAATACTGGCTTCTATTGTTGTTCCCAAAATCATCAGCCGACCGGATGAAGCCCGCGTTGTCAAAGCCAAACAAGATGTACTTGCGATTCAAAACGCCATGGATCTTTATAAACTTGATAACGGTTTTTATCCTAGTACCGATCAGGGACTTCTGGCGTTGGTTGAAAAACCAACCTCCAATCCCGAGCCTCGTGACTGGAAACAGTACCTGAAATCCTTACCCAAAGATCCATGGGGCCGTGAATACCTTTTCCTGAATCCCGGACAGCATAGTGAAATAGATATCTTTACTTTGGGTGCGGATGGCCAGCCCGGCGGTACCGGCATCAATGCCGAAATAGGTAACTGGGATGCGCAATAA
- the gspH gene encoding type II secretion system minor pseudopilin GspH: MRNNSGFTLIEILVVLVIVGITLTMTLLAFGDFGAGRKALMSAEQFVSYVKLVQQRAILEVTTLGINIDRGGYETYRFDNDTIWQPMSQQSLFHWKPFPKNVVVAINTRIRNRDKRPDIVINPSGDMSPFTITFGTVEKPEIATVYGQHNGKIVLGKSES; this comes from the coding sequence ATGCGCAATAACTCCGGTTTTACGCTCATAGAAATATTGGTTGTTTTAGTGATTGTCGGCATTACATTAACCATGACGTTATTGGCTTTCGGTGATTTCGGCGCCGGACGTAAGGCCCTGATGAGTGCGGAACAATTCGTTTCTTATGTAAAACTGGTACAGCAGCGTGCGATTCTGGAAGTGACTACCCTTGGAATTAATATTGATCGAGGGGGCTATGAAACGTATCGTTTTGACAATGACACAATCTGGCAACCCATGTCGCAGCAAAGCCTTTTTCATTGGAAACCTTTTCCAAAGAACGTCGTTGTAGCGATCAACACCAGAATACGAAATCGTGACAAGCGGCCTGACATTGTGATCAATCCCTCGGGAGATATGTCCCCCTTTACCATAACGTTCGGCACGGTGGAAAAACCCGAAATCGCTACGGTGTATGGTCAGCATAATGGCAAAATTGTGTTGGGGAAGTCTGAATCATGA
- the lspI gene encoding GspI family T2SS minor pseudopilin variant LspI, with the protein MTRNSLLKNKLNQGFTLIEVLLALTIVAIALVALIKATSQDVANTHRIKEKTISHWIAMQGVAMVQLGLLEASPSKEITQVTTMFGQRWYWRVKISQIPPVPSVQQIRITVSKRQAGPFIDPLLAFRYQS; encoded by the coding sequence ATGACAAGGAATTCATTACTAAAAAACAAATTAAATCAAGGATTTACTTTAATCGAAGTCTTGCTGGCCCTAACCATAGTCGCGATTGCTCTGGTTGCCTTGATTAAGGCGACCAGCCAGGATGTCGCTAATACCCACCGTATCAAGGAAAAAACCATCAGCCACTGGATTGCCATGCAAGGCGTGGCTATGGTGCAACTGGGATTACTGGAGGCTTCCCCGAGCAAGGAAATAACCCAGGTAACGACCATGTTTGGACAACGTTGGTACTGGCGAGTAAAAATCAGCCAGATTCCTCCTGTTCCATCGGTGCAACAAATACGGATAACCGTGAGTAAGCGGCAGGCAGGCCCCTTTATCGATCCTTTACTGGCCTTCCGATATCAATCATGA
- the lspJ gene encoding GspJ family T2SS minor pseudopilin variant LspJ, with translation MRNKKGFTLLEVLIALVVFAILATITSSAMYYAFNTRSRVTIQADRLVTLQLAITLIERDVEQVTNRAVRGNEMRLFPTFIGKENYMELTRGGLTNPNSTEKRSTMKRIAILCDQHQLIRRSWPTLDSVTRENYEDKVLLQDVDRCQFGYLNKANDVLSEWHASTLVGNKSVPTPLPRAVRLNLSLSDWGQASFLFILPEGLYGDTQEK, from the coding sequence ATGAGAAACAAAAAAGGATTTACACTTCTTGAAGTACTTATCGCCCTGGTCGTGTTTGCCATACTGGCCACTATTACCTCGTCTGCCATGTATTACGCGTTTAATACCCGCTCCCGGGTAACTATACAAGCTGATCGCCTGGTCACTCTGCAACTGGCCATTACCCTGATAGAGCGAGATGTTGAGCAAGTCACCAATCGCGCAGTAAGGGGTAACGAAATGCGGTTGTTCCCGACATTTATCGGCAAAGAAAATTATATGGAGCTGACACGCGGTGGCCTCACCAATCCCAACAGCACGGAAAAACGAAGCACCATGAAACGCATCGCCATACTGTGTGACCAGCATCAATTAATACGTAGAAGCTGGCCAACCCTCGATAGCGTTACCCGGGAAAACTATGAAGATAAAGTGCTTCTTCAAGACGTGGACCGCTGTCAATTCGGCTATCTGAACAAGGCCAACGACGTTTTGAGCGAATGGCACGCCAGCACATTGGTCGGGAATAAATCGGTTCCCACTCCCCTGCCCCGTGCCGTTCGGTTAAATCTGAGCTTGAGCGACTGGGGACAAGCCAGTTTTCTTTTCATACTTCCGGAAGGGCTATATGGTGATACCCAGGAAAAATAA
- the gspK gene encoding type II secretion system minor pseudopilin GspK: MVIPRKNNGISEQYGHALKGSALISALFIMTLVAIAATAMSTRLQMDIYRTRLTLLTDKLYLASQGVTFWAMSELSNKKNRFTRSNKQGIVALFPNKIKNIYPDFVTNGSLYDLQSRFNLNNLSEKAYVLMFFRLLDNLNLKSGLNNDQKKILLADLQSWISPYKPGRGNDERMNYYLKQKPPYFPSHQPLHSVTEFRLIRNVPANIYQGLANYITALPETTAININTAPPFVLKALGNGLKPDQVNELMLARQENGITDIKKINPLLQKLRIRGEQVTLESQYFLSVAIIRHDELNLINYTILKRTRDKKGKISVSLISESLNTL; this comes from the coding sequence ATGGTGATACCCAGGAAAAATAACGGTATATCGGAACAATATGGTCACGCGTTAAAAGGCAGTGCATTAATTTCCGCGCTGTTTATCATGACACTGGTTGCTATTGCCGCAACCGCCATGAGCACACGATTGCAGATGGATATCTATCGTACCCGTTTGACTCTGCTAACCGACAAGTTATACCTTGCTTCGCAAGGCGTTACCTTTTGGGCCATGAGCGAATTATCCAACAAAAAAAACCGGTTTACCCGTAGCAACAAACAGGGAATTGTAGCGCTGTTTCCGAATAAAATAAAAAATATATACCCTGATTTTGTAACAAACGGAAGTTTGTATGATTTGCAAAGCCGCTTTAATCTTAATAATTTAAGCGAAAAAGCCTATGTGCTGATGTTTTTCCGGTTGCTTGACAACTTAAATTTAAAATCCGGTCTCAATAATGATCAGAAAAAAATACTCCTTGCTGATCTCCAAAGCTGGATATCCCCCTACAAACCAGGACGTGGCAATGATGAACGAATGAATTACTATCTTAAGCAAAAACCACCCTATTTTCCAAGTCATCAACCTTTGCATAGTGTTACGGAATTCAGACTGATCAGAAATGTCCCGGCCAATATCTATCAGGGACTTGCTAACTACATCACCGCCCTTCCTGAAACGACAGCAATTAATATCAATACCGCCCCACCCTTTGTTCTTAAAGCGCTGGGTAACGGTCTTAAACCGGACCAGGTTAACGAACTGATGCTGGCACGTCAGGAAAACGGTATAACCGATATAAAGAAAATAAACCCATTATTGCAAAAGCTCAGGATTCGAGGTGAACAGGTTACCCTGGAAAGTCAGTATTTTCTGAGTGTCGCAATAATCCGTCACGATGAATTAAACTTGATTAACTACACCATACTCAAGCGCACCAGGGATAAAAAAGGCAAGATATCAGTCAGTTTGATTAGCGAAAGCCTGAATACGTTATAG
- a CDS encoding protein kinase family protein, with protein MGMSHLPSQGRFFSPKRKQIKHINHLLDKINSNITGEQDIEAVRKYYLKLCDYYWKLMSKGTASNAVREWFKENPLYAVEQWIAREIPRRTFQAKLLPITSRTNLLKDLYKEYEGKSSFGNKFTDMLNTYALDNPEREPKYQDEDLSGSNNPVVKITRTDEHFICRLFRVNSSEDEMAISARIARERLTRVDYVVQPYELFFLEDDGHEKVYMEFTEYFERGSIEAFFKNLHGKLNNDAGMDIEDIQNMSLFYYKELLEFYRKINQHNVWYTDLKPSNVLLSKEGALRISDAKGLLLSSEKMVPICQTNTTQEYHQTSAYHKNLLNLEILQRQNLACTLYQMLTNEIPEQVFDEESIARCWTTDFNFEHPCFTGSKGEELRTIIEELYNPDIRPFAEYLQTFQEKFADIVADLKADMEDVFGEENASEVSSRMKI; from the coding sequence ATGGGAATGTCACATTTACCGTCACAGGGACGCTTCTTTAGTCCTAAAAGAAAGCAAATCAAACACATTAATCATTTGCTCGATAAAATAAACAGTAATATAACGGGTGAGCAGGATATTGAAGCCGTCAGAAAATATTATTTAAAATTATGCGATTACTACTGGAAGTTGATGAGTAAAGGAACCGCCAGTAACGCGGTAAGAGAGTGGTTTAAGGAAAATCCTTTATACGCCGTCGAGCAATGGATAGCGCGTGAAATACCGCGAAGAACGTTTCAGGCGAAATTACTTCCTATAACTTCCAGAACCAATTTACTAAAAGATTTATACAAAGAGTATGAGGGAAAATCAAGTTTCGGTAACAAATTCACAGATATGTTAAATACCTATGCACTGGATAATCCTGAGCGGGAACCAAAGTATCAGGATGAGGATTTAAGTGGTTCCAATAACCCGGTTGTCAAAATCACAAGAACGGATGAGCACTTTATTTGCCGCTTATTTCGAGTTAACTCAAGCGAGGATGAGATGGCTATATCCGCTCGTATCGCCAGAGAGCGTTTGACACGAGTGGATTATGTGGTTCAGCCGTACGAATTATTTTTCCTTGAAGACGATGGGCACGAAAAAGTGTATATGGAATTTACGGAATATTTTGAGCGAGGCAGTATCGAGGCGTTTTTTAAAAACCTTCATGGTAAGTTAAATAACGACGCCGGTATGGATATTGAGGATATTCAAAATATGTCCCTGTTTTACTATAAAGAGTTGCTGGAATTTTACCGCAAGATAAATCAACATAATGTCTGGTATACCGATTTGAAGCCGAGTAATGTGCTTTTAAGTAAAGAAGGGGCGTTGCGAATTTCAGACGCCAAGGGCCTGTTGTTATCCAGCGAGAAAATGGTTCCTATCTGCCAGACGAACACGACACAAGAGTATCACCAGACCTCCGCTTATCATAAAAATTTACTTAATCTTGAAATTCTGCAAAGACAGAATCTGGCCTGTACCTTGTATCAAATGCTTACCAATGAAATTCCGGAACAGGTATTTGATGAAGAGTCCATTGCAAGATGCTGGACTACAGATTTTAATTTTGAGCATCCGTGTTTTACTGGAAGTAAAGGGGAAGAGTTACGTACCATTATTGAAGAACTCTATAATCCCGATATTCGTCCTTTTGCTGAGTATCTGCAAACATTTCAGGAAAAATTCGCAGATATTGTTGCCGATTTGAAAGCGGATATGGAAGACGTTTTTGGGGAGGAAAACGCTTCCGAAGTATCTTCCCGGATGAAAATTTAG
- a CDS encoding AzlC family ABC transporter permease yields the protein MIMKHTRSEFKQAFYATNPTFFAYFPLGLVFGVLFTNAGFPWYQAPLMSALVYAGAVQFIALGMMINHNNLAAILLAALFVALRNSFYGLSLTERFKAAPRAVRMFLIFGLVDAAYAIFVSRPSKHGENDVAFCFYTTLLLYIYWVGGTLIGAMFAGSIPEVKGLEFVLTAFFAIIVIEHFLINKFTDALFIPLAASCIAYTLLPQFYLLIAILLCAFYLYIKIKVIRS from the coding sequence ATGATTATGAAACATACACGCTCTGAGTTTAAACAGGCGTTCTACGCCACTAACCCCACTTTTTTCGCCTATTTTCCATTAGGCCTGGTATTTGGAGTGTTATTTACCAACGCCGGTTTTCCCTGGTATCAGGCGCCCCTCATGAGCGCTCTGGTTTATGCCGGTGCGGTTCAATTCATTGCCTTGGGCATGATGATTAATCATAACAACCTGGCGGCTATTCTTCTGGCTGCCTTGTTTGTCGCTTTACGCAATTCTTTTTATGGCCTGAGTCTGACGGAACGCTTTAAGGCAGCCCCACGTGCTGTTCGAATGTTTTTAATTTTTGGTCTTGTTGACGCGGCTTACGCCATTTTCGTATCACGACCGTCCAAACACGGCGAAAACGATGTCGCATTTTGTTTCTACACTACGCTTTTACTCTATATTTACTGGGTAGGAGGCACACTGATTGGCGCCATGTTTGCCGGTAGTATTCCGGAGGTCAAAGGATTGGAATTTGTACTTACCGCTTTCTTCGCCATCATCGTTATTGAGCATTTCTTAATCAATAAATTCACCGATGCGCTATTTATTCCGCTGGCGGCTTCCTGCATCGCTTATACGTTGCTCCCGCAGTTCTACCTGCTGATAGCCATATTGCTATGTGCGTTTTATCTCTATATTAAAATAAAGGTGATCCGCTCATGA
- a CDS encoding branched-chain amino acid transporter permease codes for MTGSYWQITIALCFLILITRGLPFLFASYMKDNFNKIGKLLPAYIMLLLVIYEMDIRSFTHPPYGLPAIFSLLFLTVIHLWLRNTFVSLATSTVLYIGLIHYFQ; via the coding sequence ATGACCGGTTCTTACTGGCAAATCACAATCGCCCTTTGTTTTTTGATCCTCATCACTCGTGGATTACCTTTTTTGTTTGCCAGCTATATGAAAGACAATTTCAACAAAATCGGCAAATTACTGCCTGCCTATATTATGTTGTTGTTGGTCATCTATGAAATGGATATCCGTTCTTTTACTCATCCTCCCTATGGTTTGCCGGCAATTTTCTCTTTATTGTTCCTTACCGTCATCCATTTGTGGCTGCGTAATACGTTCGTCAGTCTGGCGACTTCCACCGTCCTGTATATCGGCCTCATCCATTATTTTCAGTAA
- a CDS encoding SEL1-like repeat protein → MRKLILVLFFAANAAFADEIIGFSAYENGDYTTAYPHLMQAAKEGNDEAMYLIGRMYQYGYGVNQDDKLAGEWYRKAADKKNALAQLSLGYLYDTGRGFQQDFKEAFKWYMKAADQGNSIAQRNVALMYATGDGVGTDQDKAFTWFKKSSEQGYAKAQVNLAYQYLMGYGTAKNAEKAKYWYEKAAKQGDAKGEYSLGLLYTGKYGITQDQNAATYWFEKAAAQGYKNAQAYLGYQYLNGLGVSADPQKAAFWYHAAAKQGHTQAQAEYGQLLLSGRGVDKDYEQAAYWFGKAADQGDSFAQGKLGYLYLAGLGVNKDQVKAYAWLKLAADSNNQQAEKELARLEGKLNPEQKETADKLYQQYKSKQQPEEDNSD, encoded by the coding sequence ATGCGCAAACTCATCCTTGTGTTGTTTTTTGCAGCGAATGCGGCTTTTGCTGACGAGATTATCGGGTTTTCAGCTTACGAAAATGGTGATTACACAACGGCCTATCCTCATCTGATGCAGGCTGCCAAGGAAGGAAATGACGAGGCCATGTATTTGATTGGCCGCATGTATCAATATGGATACGGGGTTAATCAGGACGATAAACTCGCCGGAGAATGGTATAGAAAAGCGGCTGATAAAAAGAATGCACTGGCCCAATTAAGTCTGGGGTATCTGTATGATACCGGACGAGGCTTTCAACAGGATTTTAAAGAGGCATTCAAATGGTATATGAAAGCTGCCGATCAGGGTAACTCCATCGCTCAACGTAATGTGGCGTTGATGTATGCGACCGGAGATGGGGTGGGAACGGATCAAGACAAAGCGTTTACCTGGTTTAAAAAATCTTCCGAGCAAGGTTATGCCAAAGCCCAGGTTAATCTCGCTTATCAATACCTCATGGGATATGGCACTGCCAAAAACGCCGAGAAAGCGAAATATTGGTATGAAAAGGCGGCTAAACAAGGCGATGCGAAAGGTGAATACAGTCTGGGATTATTGTATACAGGAAAATACGGTATTACGCAGGATCAAAATGCCGCAACCTACTGGTTTGAAAAAGCCGCGGCGCAAGGGTATAAAAATGCCCAGGCTTATCTCGGTTATCAATATTTGAATGGGCTTGGCGTCAGTGCGGATCCGCAAAAAGCGGCGTTCTGGTACCATGCTGCCGCAAAACAGGGGCATACTCAGGCACAAGCGGAATATGGACAGTTATTGCTGAGTGGTAGAGGCGTTGACAAGGATTATGAGCAGGCGGCGTACTGGTTCGGCAAAGCGGCGGATCAAGGTGATTCATTCGCGCAAGGCAAGTTAGGCTACCTGTATCTGGCCGGCTTAGGGGTCAATAAAGATCAGGTAAAAGCCTATGCCTGGCTAAAACTGGCAGCTGACAGTAATAATCAGCAGGCTGAGAAAGAACTGGCGAGACTGGAAGGAAAATTAAACCCGGAACAAAAAGAAACCGCAGATAAACTTTATCAGCAATATAAAAGCAAACAACAACCTGAAGAAGATAACAGCGACTAG
- a CDS encoding acetyl-CoA C-acyltransferase → MTNVYIVDVLRTPVGKAPRGVFKHTLPDDLLAHTIKSIKNRNEGVDWGAIGDVVVGCAMPEAEQGMNVARIASLLAGMPQSVPAMTINRFCSSGVQSIATAAASINQGEMEMALAGGVESMSMVPLGGNKYTANPSIYNNEQVAIAYGMGITAENVAKQWEVSREEQDEFAAESHKRAVAAQKRGDFDEEIVPFEITERKADLVTSQIRESKRVIRQDEGPRADTSYEVIARLKPVFSAKGTVTAGNSSQTSDGAGIALLASENALKKYNLKPMGRLLSYAVAGVPPEIMGIGPINAIPLALKKAGITLEQLDWIELNEAFAAQALAVIKTLELPRDKVNPLGGAIALGHPLGATGAVRTATLLHGLRRTKGRYGMVTMCIGTGMGAAAIFEAMA, encoded by the coding sequence ATGACTAATGTCTACATTGTTGATGTATTGCGAACCCCTGTCGGGAAAGCCCCCAGGGGGGTATTCAAACATACGTTACCAGATGATTTGCTGGCCCATACCATAAAGTCGATAAAAAACAGGAACGAGGGAGTGGATTGGGGGGCTATAGGCGATGTGGTTGTCGGTTGCGCCATGCCGGAAGCCGAGCAGGGCATGAATGTGGCGCGAATTGCCTCATTACTTGCCGGCATGCCCCAATCGGTTCCAGCTATGACCATCAACCGTTTCTGTTCCTCCGGAGTGCAGAGCATTGCGACAGCGGCTGCGTCCATCAATCAGGGCGAGATGGAAATGGCTTTGGCCGGCGGTGTTGAAAGTATGTCGATGGTTCCTTTGGGAGGGAATAAATATACGGCCAATCCGTCTATTTATAACAATGAACAGGTAGCTATCGCCTATGGCATGGGGATCACAGCGGAAAACGTCGCCAAGCAGTGGGAAGTATCCAGAGAAGAACAGGATGAGTTTGCTGCTGAAAGTCATAAACGGGCGGTTGCCGCTCAAAAACGGGGGGATTTTGATGAGGAGATCGTTCCTTTTGAAATAACGGAGCGCAAGGCGGATTTGGTTACCTCGCAAATACGGGAGTCCAAACGGGTAATCCGACAGGATGAGGGGCCTCGTGCCGATACGTCTTATGAGGTCATTGCGCGTCTGAAGCCTGTTTTTTCGGCCAAAGGTACGGTTACAGCCGGCAACAGTTCGCAAACGAGCGATGGTGCGGGTATTGCCTTACTGGCCAGTGAAAACGCGCTTAAAAAATACAACCTGAAACCTATGGGACGTTTATTAAGCTATGCGGTAGCCGGAGTCCCTCCCGAGATTATGGGAATAGGCCCTATTAACGCTATTCCACTAGCGCTTAAAAAAGCGGGGATCACGCTTGAGCAACTGGACTGGATAGAGTTGAATGAGGCGTTCGCGGCGCAGGCTCTTGCCGTTATAAAAACCTTGGAACTTCCACGCGACAAGGTAAATCCCCTTGGCGGTGCTATTGCACTCGGCCACCCGTTGGGAGCTACCGGTGCCGTACGTACTGCAACGTTGCTTCATGGTTTGCGCCGCACCAAAGGTCGCTATGGTATGGTGACCATGTGCATCGGAACGGGTATGGGCGCCGCCGCGATATTCGAAGCCATGGCATGA